One stretch of Leadbetterella byssophila DSM 17132 DNA includes these proteins:
- a CDS encoding M61 family metallopeptidase encodes MSKYFALLALLTLPLAAAFGASYPISYEVSMPEPHTHYFEIKVKVEDPQVLKADHIDFKMATWTPGSYLIREYAKNIESLKATAGGKEISAVKTSKNTWKVTGHKGQAVEVSYRLYAFEISVRTNFLDASHGYINGAPTFLYVPQLMNKKHLVKIIPHASFSKVSVALPEVSKNAFEAENFDLLVDSPFEIGNHEILEFEALGVKHKIANYSLEPLVYDRAKVIEDYKKIVTASHSIFGGKHPCKEYLFIVHHLPGAGGGLEHLNSTTCMTSPDAYQNPGKYEGFLGLIAHEYFHLWNVKRLRPIALGPFDYENENYTNMLWVSEGFTSYYQSDILRRANIISTDRMLTMLAGNIGTIENQYGNKVQPVAESSWDAWIKYYRSNENSANSTVSYYNKGGVLANILNMIIISNTKGEKSLDDVLKNLYNNLYLKKDIGFTDQQFFDECSKVAGEDLTPFFQKYVFGTETIDYTKYFNMVDVDAKLELSNPGKPSFGAMGRGNKVARVDYGTSAYIYGINVNDDILEVDGVPFTNFEKVVEGKKVGDKINVTVLRAGTKITLPITLVQDPRVRINLKPRNSADPTAQKIFKKWMHL; translated from the coding sequence ATGTCCAAATATTTTGCTTTACTGGCATTGTTAACCCTACCTCTAGCAGCTGCCTTTGGAGCCTCCTATCCTATTAGTTATGAGGTTTCCATGCCTGAACCCCACACCCACTACTTTGAAATCAAAGTTAAAGTAGAAGATCCACAAGTTTTAAAAGCAGACCACATTGACTTCAAAATGGCAACCTGGACTCCGGGTTCTTACCTCATCAGAGAATATGCAAAGAACATTGAGAGCCTGAAAGCTACCGCCGGAGGAAAGGAGATTTCAGCAGTCAAAACCTCTAAAAACACCTGGAAAGTAACAGGTCATAAAGGCCAGGCCGTAGAAGTTAGTTATAGACTCTATGCCTTTGAAATCAGCGTAAGAACTAATTTCCTAGATGCATCTCACGGATATATCAACGGGGCTCCTACCTTCCTATATGTACCGCAGTTGATGAACAAGAAGCACTTGGTAAAGATCATACCTCACGCTTCCTTCTCTAAGGTTTCTGTAGCCTTACCTGAAGTGAGCAAGAACGCATTTGAAGCTGAAAACTTTGATTTATTAGTGGATAGCCCATTTGAGATAGGCAACCACGAGATCCTTGAATTTGAAGCTCTTGGGGTAAAACACAAGATTGCCAACTACTCTTTGGAACCTTTGGTATATGATAGAGCAAAGGTCATAGAAGATTATAAGAAAATTGTAACGGCAAGTCATTCTATCTTCGGAGGAAAACATCCATGTAAAGAGTATTTATTCATTGTACATCATCTACCAGGAGCTGGTGGTGGCTTGGAACACTTGAACTCAACCACCTGTATGACCTCTCCAGATGCCTACCAAAACCCTGGTAAATATGAAGGATTCTTAGGGCTAATTGCCCACGAATACTTCCACCTTTGGAACGTAAAACGCCTTAGACCTATAGCTTTAGGGCCATTCGACTATGAAAACGAGAACTATACGAACATGCTTTGGGTCTCAGAAGGTTTTACTAGCTATTACCAAAGTGATATCTTGAGAAGAGCCAATATCATTTCTACTGACCGTATGTTGACCATGCTAGCAGGAAATATTGGAACCATCGAAAACCAATACGGAAACAAGGTCCAGCCGGTAGCTGAATCTTCATGGGATGCCTGGATTAAATACTATAGATCCAATGAGAACTCCGCTAACTCTACCGTTTCCTATTATAACAAAGGTGGAGTATTAGCCAATATTTTGAACATGATCATTATCAGCAATACTAAAGGTGAGAAATCTTTGGACGATGTTCTTAAAAACCTGTACAATAACCTGTACCTGAAAAAAGACATAGGATTTACTGACCAACAATTCTTCGATGAATGTTCAAAAGTGGCAGGAGAAGATTTAACTCCATTCTTCCAAAAGTATGTTTTTGGTACTGAAACCATTGATTATACCAAGTATTTCAATATGGTTGACGTGGATGCTAAATTAGAGCTAAGTAACCCTGGCAAACCTTCCTTCGGTGCTATGGGAAGAGGAAACAAAGTGGCCAGAGTAGACTACGGTACTAGTGCATATATCTACGGCATAAATGTAAATGACGATATCTTAGAGGTGGATGGAGTACCTTTCACCAATTTCGAGAAAGTGGTTGAAGGTAAAAAAGTAGGTGATAAAATCAATGTAACTGTACTAAGAGCGGGTACAAAGATCACCTTACCTATTACTCTTGTTCAAGATCCAAGAGTCAGAATCAATCTTAAACCAAGAAATTCTGCAGATCCTACAGCCCAGAAGATCTTTAAAAAATGGATGCACCTTTGA
- a CDS encoding TlpA disulfide reductase family protein, with protein sequence MKRKILALSLLSLSASAQVHIEGKLISSPAKKVYLQEFKDKIFYTIDSAVVKEGTFSFHKNITTPEVYGLTLDQEKSPVFLYLDEQDKNISVELDSSSYYKNTKFSGSSAQDIFEEYKSAGRDFDIKAFINKYPKSVVSAYVLYRNFAYRLEADQIREYLGILSPELQNSPYGKNLKAYLETLELVKIGQKAPDFTLADTEGKSVRLSDKFGKYLLVDFWAAWCGPCRKENPNVVAAYQKYHELGFDVFGVSLDRTKEAWIKAIEKDQLTWTHVSDLQYWKSAPAALYGVRAIPANFLLAPDGTIVAKNLKGKDLHDTLEQLLGSTKAP encoded by the coding sequence ATGAAAAGAAAAATACTAGCCTTGTCCCTTTTGAGTCTGAGTGCATCTGCCCAAGTACATATTGAAGGAAAACTAATCTCTTCTCCTGCGAAGAAGGTTTATTTACAAGAATTTAAAGACAAGATCTTCTACACCATTGATTCAGCAGTAGTAAAAGAAGGCACTTTCAGCTTTCATAAAAACATAACTACTCCGGAAGTATATGGGTTAACACTAGATCAGGAAAAGTCGCCTGTATTCCTCTATTTAGACGAACAGGACAAGAATATAAGCGTAGAACTTGATTCCAGCTCATATTATAAAAATACAAAATTTTCCGGATCATCAGCCCAGGACATCTTTGAAGAATACAAATCTGCAGGAAGAGATTTTGATATCAAAGCCTTTATAAATAAGTATCCGAAATCCGTAGTTTCAGCCTATGTTTTATATAGAAACTTTGCCTACAGATTAGAAGCGGACCAAATCAGAGAGTACCTAGGGATTTTAAGTCCTGAACTTCAGAATTCTCCTTACGGTAAAAACCTTAAGGCCTACCTTGAGACGCTAGAATTGGTAAAAATTGGGCAAAAGGCTCCGGATTTTACGCTAGCTGATACAGAAGGTAAGTCGGTTAGGTTATCAGACAAATTTGGGAAATATCTTTTGGTGGATTTCTGGGCGGCCTGGTGTGGTCCTTGTAGGAAAGAAAATCCAAATGTAGTGGCCGCTTACCAAAAATACCATGAACTAGGATTTGACGTCTTCGGAGTTTCTCTTGATAGAACGAAAGAAGCTTGGATAAAAGCTATAGAGAAGGATCAATTGACATGGACACACGTTTCTGACTTACAATACTGGAAAAGCGCTCCTGCGGCCTTATATGGAGTCAGAGCCATACCGGCTAACTTCTTACTTGCTCCAGACGGTACCATTGTAGCAAAGAACCTGAAGGGCAAAGACCTTCATGATACATTGGAACAATTACTTGGCTCAACTAAAGCCCCATAA
- the dapB gene encoding 4-hydroxy-tetrahydrodipicolinate reductase — MKIALLGYGKMGKAIEAIAVQRGHEIVAKIDLNNAAERENLSPDSVDVVIEFSSPHSAYDNLKFCMQKGLKVVCGTTGWLDKRTEIEGLATESQAAFFYASNYSIGVNLFFQLNKILARIMAPHQQYEIFTSEIHHTEKLDAPSGTAITLAEGIMENNPAKTSWVSNEIPKASEIGIWSSREGKVPGTHAIKYISEVDEIEIKHTAYSRTGFAFGAVLAAEWLRDKTGIFGMEDLLNEKAS; from the coding sequence ATGAAAATAGCCCTATTAGGTTATGGAAAGATGGGCAAAGCTATTGAAGCAATTGCCGTTCAAAGGGGTCACGAAATTGTGGCAAAAATAGATTTAAATAATGCTGCTGAGCGGGAGAATTTGAGTCCTGACAGCGTAGATGTAGTAATAGAATTCAGTTCTCCTCATTCTGCATATGATAATTTAAAGTTTTGTATGCAAAAAGGCCTCAAAGTGGTATGTGGTACCACCGGTTGGCTAGATAAGAGAACTGAAATAGAGGGTTTAGCTACAGAAAGCCAAGCGGCTTTCTTTTATGCCTCAAATTATAGTATTGGTGTGAATCTTTTCTTCCAACTGAATAAGATTTTGGCCAGGATAATGGCTCCGCATCAACAGTATGAGATCTTTACTTCTGAGATTCACCATACGGAGAAGCTTGACGCACCTTCTGGAACGGCGATAACTCTAGCAGAGGGTATTATGGAAAATAATCCGGCAAAGACCTCCTGGGTGAGTAATGAGATTCCAAAAGCTTCTGAGATAGGTATTTGGTCATCCAGGGAGGGCAAAGTTCCGGGAACTCATGCTATCAAGTATATCTCAGAAGTGGATGAGATAGAGATCAAACATACCGCTTATTCGCGTACGGGATTTGCATTTGGAGCTGTTTTAGCTGCTGAATGGTTAAGAGATAAGACAGGAATCTTCGGAATGGAAGATTTACTAAACGAGAAAGCCTCCTAA
- a CDS encoding DUF5683 domain-containing protein, protein MKKLLIGCLFISLSSFAQTDSTEVERGARFKKASTNFFSTSKKIFGIDSLTKKDRPRIIFLRSMLLPGWGQAMNKDYWKLPIVYGAAAGGLYAIHSNAKRYNYYLNHVEILEESGKPSMPPIDHPNGVAISKETYARAASQFKRYKDLSIIGFALGWTLFAVEANVRAHLKNFDISDDISLQWKPALIPTGNSFAAGVSVSLNFK, encoded by the coding sequence GTGAAGAAGCTCTTAATAGGATGTCTTTTTATCAGCCTGAGTTCTTTTGCTCAGACGGATTCTACAGAAGTAGAAAGAGGTGCTCGTTTTAAGAAAGCCAGTACTAATTTTTTTTCTACCTCTAAGAAGATCTTTGGTATAGACAGCCTAACCAAAAAAGACCGTCCCCGTATTATTTTCCTGAGATCTATGCTTTTACCCGGTTGGGGACAAGCCATGAATAAGGACTACTGGAAACTTCCTATTGTGTATGGAGCTGCTGCAGGCGGTTTATATGCCATCCATTCTAATGCTAAACGATACAATTACTATCTGAATCATGTAGAGATTCTGGAAGAATCAGGTAAACCTTCCATGCCACCCATAGATCACCCTAACGGAGTGGCCATTTCTAAAGAAACCTATGCCAGAGCAGCATCTCAGTTTAAGAGATACAAGGACCTAAGCATCATTGGTTTTGCCCTTGGTTGGACGTTATTTGCTGTAGAAGCGAATGTTCGCGCACATTTGAAGAATTTTGATATTTCAGACGATATTAGTTTACAATGGAAACCTGCGCTTATCCCTACAGGCAATAGTTTTGCCGCAGGAGTTAGTGTAAGTTTAAACTTTAAGTAG
- a CDS encoding ParB/RepB/Spo0J family partition protein, whose protein sequence is MNIKRKMGLGKGLSSLLSETPAEVVQEEHDSFEIPIDAIETNPYQPRTQFDQEALEELCASIRVQGVIQPIAVRKIGDKYQLISGERRLKASQLAGLKTIPAYIREATDTQMLELGLIENVQRENLNPMEIAMAYKRLLEECELKQEELATRVGKNRSTINNFLRLLALPHEVQEGLAEGKLSMGHARALLGLESQELMLKLYQEILTRDLSVRKVEELVKNVNIKSSTTKKGKTVSEPKKFLETYQHHFGEIFGRKVIVQADAHQKGEIKIPYASRAELEQIMEKLK, encoded by the coding sequence ATGAACATTAAGAGAAAAATGGGGTTAGGGAAGGGATTGAGTTCCCTTTTGTCAGAAACTCCTGCAGAAGTAGTGCAGGAAGAACATGACTCGTTTGAGATTCCTATAGATGCTATTGAGACGAACCCTTACCAACCTAGGACTCAATTTGATCAAGAGGCATTAGAAGAGCTTTGTGCTTCTATACGGGTGCAAGGTGTAATTCAGCCTATTGCGGTTCGTAAAATTGGAGATAAATACCAATTGATCTCCGGTGAAAGGAGATTGAAAGCTTCGCAGTTAGCAGGATTGAAGACCATTCCGGCCTATATTCGTGAAGCCACAGATACCCAGATGTTGGAATTAGGTCTGATAGAAAACGTCCAAAGGGAGAATTTAAACCCTATGGAGATAGCTATGGCCTATAAGCGCTTATTAGAGGAATGTGAGCTCAAACAGGAAGAACTAGCTACCAGAGTAGGTAAGAACAGGAGTACAATCAATAACTTTCTAAGGTTATTGGCTCTGCCTCATGAAGTGCAGGAAGGTTTAGCAGAAGGTAAGCTGAGTATGGGCCATGCGCGTGCTTTGCTTGGTTTAGAATCACAGGAGTTGATGCTGAAATTATACCAAGAGATTCTTACCCGTGACCTATCTGTACGTAAAGTAGAGGAATTAGTTAAGAATGTTAATATTAAGTCTTCTACCACGAAAAAGGGGAAGACGGTTTCAGAACCGAAAAAGTTCTTAGAAACGTATCAGCATCATTTTGGTGAGATATTTGGAAGAAAGGTCATAGTTCAAGCAGACGCTCATCAGAAAGGTGAGATCAAGATTCCATATGCGTCTAGGGCAGAATTGGAACAAATCATGGAGAAATTGAAGTGA
- a CDS encoding ParA family protein yields the protein MGKVLGIISFKKGSGKTTTAAYLSAALRVLNRKVVSVDLGGGLSEKLGVSEGVVEVEGISWWHQEHLGAEADYVIVDLPYHSISDEILSQLDSVIIPVEARRGGLQHFNSTLLTLQEHEDLLIEGILLSQADAHNDFAAQMGKDLEEYFPDFIFKSVISRNFYLSKEAFNVLDVRKQGWHSGFVEFLALANELIEHEH from the coding sequence ATGGGGAAGGTTTTAGGAATCATAAGCTTTAAAAAGGGAAGTGGAAAAACCACTACTGCTGCGTATTTATCTGCTGCCTTACGGGTCTTGAATAGGAAAGTGGTGTCAGTAGATTTAGGCGGTGGACTTTCAGAAAAGCTTGGGGTTTCCGAAGGTGTAGTTGAAGTAGAAGGCATTTCCTGGTGGCATCAGGAGCATTTAGGAGCTGAGGCAGATTATGTGATTGTAGATTTGCCCTATCATTCTATTTCTGATGAAATCTTGTCTCAACTGGATAGCGTAATTATACCGGTGGAAGCTAGGAGAGGAGGACTTCAACACTTTAATTCTACACTTTTAACCCTACAGGAGCACGAAGACCTTTTAATTGAAGGGATTTTGCTTTCCCAGGCAGATGCACATAATGATTTTGCAGCACAAATGGGAAAAGACTTGGAAGAGTATTTCCCTGATTTTATATTCAAATCCGTAATTTCCAGAAATTTCTACCTATCTAAAGAGGCGTTTAACGTTTTAGATGTAAGAAAGCAGGGATGGCATAGCGGTTTTGTGGAATTTTTAGCTTTGGCTAACGAACTGATAGAACATGAACATTAA
- a CDS encoding sigma-70 family RNA polymerase sigma factor, with translation MRQLKISKQITNRESQSLDKYLQEIGKVDLLTPDEEVILAQKIRDGDQLSLERLTKANLRFVVSVAKQYQNQGLSLGDLINEGNLGLIKAAQRFDETRGFKFISYAVWWIRQSILQALAEQSRIVRLPLNRVGSLNKISKTFSELEQRFEREPSPEELAEVLEISANEVVDTMKISGRHVSVDAPFVQGEENSLLDVLENDTEIRPDQELMNDSLRREVLRALSTLTQREAEVIMFYFGLNGEQAMTLEEIGEKFNLTRERVRQIKEKAIRRLRQTSRSKALKAYLG, from the coding sequence ATGAGACAACTTAAGATCAGTAAACAGATTACCAACAGAGAAAGTCAGTCCTTGGATAAGTATTTACAAGAGATTGGTAAGGTGGACCTGTTGACTCCGGATGAAGAGGTAATCTTAGCTCAAAAAATCAGAGATGGGGACCAATTATCATTGGAGAGACTTACAAAGGCCAACCTTCGTTTTGTGGTATCTGTGGCAAAACAGTATCAAAATCAAGGTCTTTCATTGGGAGACTTGATTAATGAAGGTAACTTGGGACTGATTAAAGCTGCTCAGCGTTTTGACGAAACCAGAGGGTTTAAATTCATTTCATATGCGGTGTGGTGGATTCGTCAAAGTATACTTCAAGCCTTGGCTGAACAATCTCGTATTGTGAGATTGCCTTTAAACAGGGTAGGTTCTTTGAATAAGATTTCCAAAACTTTCTCTGAGTTAGAGCAACGCTTCGAGCGTGAACCTTCTCCGGAAGAGTTGGCGGAGGTCTTAGAGATTTCTGCAAATGAGGTGGTAGATACCATGAAAATCTCTGGTCGTCACGTGTCCGTTGACGCTCCATTTGTACAAGGGGAAGAAAACAGCCTTTTGGATGTATTGGAGAATGATACGGAGATTCGTCCGGATCAGGAGCTAATGAATGACTCTTTGAGAAGAGAAGTGCTAAGAGCTCTTTCGACCCTGACTCAAAGAGAAGCAGAAGTGATCATGTTCTATTTCGGTCTTAACGGAGAGCAAGCCATGACGTTAGAGGAAATCGGAGAGAAGTTTAATTTGACGCGAGAGCGTGTTAGACAGATCAAAGAGAAAGCCATCCGACGCTTAAGGCAAACCTCACGAAGTAAGGCCCTAAAAGCATACTTAGGATAA
- the pnp gene encoding polyribonucleotide nucleotidyltransferase: MFNIVQQTIQMPDGSTITLETGKLARQADGAVVLRSGKLMMLATVCAAKTHKEGTDFLPLSVDYQEKFASNGKIPGSFQRREGKLSDNEILISRLIDRALRPIFPEDFHAEVQVMVTLHSADENIQPDALAALAASAAIMASDIPFNGPISEVRVAKINGEYVINPPVQAIGNADLDLIVAGTSDSIIMVEGESNEVSEIEMVEALRAAHEVIKLQVAAQKEFEAKVGSTTKREYNHEVHDAEIKEKMYSELFDKVYAVCLEGNPNKHYRSEAFAKILEDFIAAQPEELQDNPLYKVYFGDITYDASRKMVLEEGKRLDGRKLTEIRPITVEVDYLPSAHGSALFTRGETQSLSTTTLGTKLDEQIVDLPMVKGYSKFYLHYNFPGFSTGEVRPNRGVGRREIGHGNLAQRSLERVMPPEEENPYTIRVVSDILESNGSSSMATVCAGCLSLMDAGVPIKAPVSGIAMGLITDPSTGKWAVLSDILGDEDHLGDMDFKVTGTAQGIVACQMDIKIGGLSFDIIEKALNQAREGRLHILGKMTEVLEKPKPDLKPHAPRAVTIVIDRELIGAVIGPGGKVVQEIQRESGATVNIEEKDNKGYVSIFATNGESMDLARKRIDAIVKQPEVGEIYDATVKSIQPFGAFMEFLPGKEGLLHISEISWERLPSMDGVLKEGDQLQIKLTEVDKKTGKFRLSRKVLLPRPPKEEKPAEEKNNNA; this comes from the coding sequence ATGTTTAATATTGTTCAACAGACCATCCAGATGCCGGATGGTTCCACCATTACCCTGGAAACCGGTAAATTAGCAAGACAGGCAGACGGAGCAGTGGTGTTACGTAGTGGAAAGCTAATGATGCTTGCCACAGTTTGTGCTGCTAAAACGCATAAAGAGGGTACTGACTTTTTGCCTCTTTCTGTGGATTACCAAGAGAAATTTGCTTCCAATGGTAAGATTCCGGGCTCCTTCCAAAGGAGAGAAGGTAAATTATCTGACAATGAGATCTTGATTTCTCGTTTGATTGACAGAGCCCTTCGTCCAATCTTTCCTGAAGATTTCCATGCGGAAGTTCAAGTGATGGTTACGCTTCATTCAGCAGACGAGAATATTCAACCTGATGCTTTAGCTGCCTTAGCTGCATCTGCAGCCATTATGGCCTCTGATATTCCTTTCAATGGTCCTATTTCTGAAGTTCGTGTAGCGAAAATCAATGGAGAGTATGTGATTAACCCTCCGGTACAAGCTATTGGGAATGCAGATCTAGATTTGATCGTTGCGGGTACCTCAGATAGCATTATCATGGTGGAAGGAGAGTCTAACGAAGTTTCTGAAATAGAAATGGTAGAAGCTCTTCGTGCGGCACATGAAGTTATTAAATTACAAGTTGCTGCTCAGAAAGAATTTGAAGCAAAAGTAGGATCAACTACTAAGAGAGAATATAATCATGAGGTGCATGATGCTGAAATCAAAGAGAAGATGTATTCTGAACTCTTTGATAAAGTATATGCGGTTTGTTTGGAAGGAAATCCGAATAAGCATTATAGAAGCGAGGCTTTTGCTAAGATTCTGGAAGACTTTATTGCGGCTCAACCTGAAGAATTGCAAGATAATCCTCTTTACAAAGTTTATTTTGGAGATATCACTTATGATGCTTCCAGAAAGATGGTATTGGAAGAAGGGAAACGTCTTGACGGTAGAAAATTAACAGAGATCCGTCCTATCACGGTAGAAGTGGATTATCTACCTTCTGCTCATGGTTCAGCTTTGTTTACCAGAGGTGAAACTCAATCTTTATCTACTACTACTTTAGGTACGAAATTAGATGAGCAGATTGTAGACCTTCCTATGGTGAAGGGTTATTCTAAATTCTATTTGCATTATAACTTCCCTGGATTCTCCACCGGAGAGGTTCGTCCGAACAGAGGGGTAGGTCGTAGGGAGATCGGTCATGGTAACTTGGCGCAGAGGTCTCTTGAACGAGTGATGCCACCAGAGGAAGAGAATCCATATACTATCCGTGTAGTATCTGATATCTTAGAATCTAACGGTTCTTCTTCCATGGCTACCGTTTGTGCGGGATGTTTGTCATTGATGGATGCGGGTGTACCTATTAAGGCTCCTGTTTCAGGTATTGCTATGGGATTGATCACTGATCCATCTACAGGAAAATGGGCGGTATTGTCTGATATTCTTGGAGATGAGGATCACTTGGGTGATATGGACTTTAAGGTTACAGGTACTGCTCAAGGTATTGTAGCTTGTCAAATGGATATCAAGATCGGAGGTTTATCCTTTGATATAATTGAAAAGGCTTTGAATCAGGCTCGTGAAGGTCGTTTACATATACTTGGTAAAATGACAGAAGTGCTTGAGAAGCCGAAACCTGATCTTAAACCACATGCTCCTAGAGCGGTGACCATAGTGATTGACAGAGAGTTAATCGGTGCGGTGATAGGACCTGGTGGTAAAGTAGTTCAGGAGATTCAAAGAGAATCAGGAGCTACGGTTAATATTGAAGAGAAAGATAATAAAGGCTATGTTTCTATTTTCGCTACAAATGGTGAGAGTATGGATCTAGCTAGAAAGCGTATAGATGCCATTGTAAAACAGCCTGAAGTAGGTGAGATTTATGATGCTACGGTAAAATCTATACAGCCTTTCGGCGCCTTCATGGAATTCTTACCGGGTAAAGAAGGTTTATTGCATATATCTGAGATCTCTTGGGAGAGACTTCCTAGTATGGATGGCGTCTTAAAAGAGGGAGATCAGTTGCAAATTAAATTGACCGAAGTAGACAAAAAAACAGGCAAATTCCGTTTATCAAGGAAGGTTTTACTTCCAAGACCGCCAAAAGAAGAAAAACCGGCAGAGGAAAAGAACAATAATGCCTAA
- the rpsO gene encoding 30S ribosomal protein S15 — translation MYLTPEKKQEIFASKGLQKKATDTGSAESQIALFTYRIAHLTEHLKVNKHDYSTRSGLLKLVGKRRQLLDYLMKVDISRYRAIIAELGIRK, via the coding sequence ATGTATTTAACTCCGGAAAAGAAACAGGAGATCTTCGCATCGAAGGGTCTTCAGAAAAAAGCGACTGATACAGGTTCTGCTGAATCTCAGATCGCATTATTTACCTACAGAATTGCTCATTTAACTGAGCATTTGAAAGTTAACAAGCATGATTATTCTACTCGTTCAGGTCTTTTGAAACTTGTAGGTAAGCGTCGTCAACTTCTTGATTATCTTATGAAAGTAGATATCAGTCGTTACAGAGCTATTATTGCTGAACTTGGTATTCGTAAATAA
- a CDS encoding LptF/LptG family permease yields the protein MKKIDKLFVKSYIGPFVLTTAIVVFIFLMRFLMIYFPEFIGKNLDMMVFAKLFFYFTMMTIPMSLPLATLLATLMCFGNLGEKSELTAMKSAGIPITRLIVPTMILSIFVAIFSIGYNNTVNPWANLKGWSLLYDIKTTKPALNIQEGIFYNQIPGYRIKVEKKVGDGQSLKNVIVYDHNTGSGNKNITVADSGRMYTINKESQLVFELYNGVNYSEGSSYNNMAQMTRYSFQKNKIVFLLSSFGLKRSKEEDFTYHEYMKSIPELNEKIDSLNKQIRDKSGQQIIAYKRLDLYAFPEMVGDTLSKKGIVAGAWVDSLLTKVEKITSVQEFNSSARTKLESQKSQIVSDMSFLNGVEKAVWAADLERWNKVTTGFSCLAMFLIGASLGSIIKRGGFGMPVLISIAFFILYYLLQQMGNKYAKEGLISAVVGAWMPFSVLITIGALLMRRAKNF from the coding sequence ATGAAGAAAATCGACAAGCTATTTGTCAAATCATATATTGGGCCCTTCGTACTTACTACTGCCATAGTAGTATTTATATTCTTGATGCGCTTTCTGATGATCTACTTTCCAGAATTCATCGGAAAGAACTTAGACATGATGGTATTTGCGAAGTTATTCTTCTATTTTACCATGATGACGATTCCCATGTCACTTCCTTTGGCTACGCTGTTAGCTACCTTAATGTGTTTTGGGAATTTGGGTGAAAAGTCGGAATTGACGGCTATGAAGTCAGCGGGTATACCTATCACTAGGCTCATAGTGCCTACGATGATTCTCTCAATTTTCGTGGCTATTTTTTCCATAGGATATAATAATACGGTTAATCCTTGGGCTAATTTGAAAGGGTGGTCTCTTCTTTATGATATCAAAACCACTAAGCCTGCATTAAATATTCAGGAGGGGATTTTCTACAATCAAATACCTGGATATAGGATTAAGGTAGAGAAGAAAGTAGGGGATGGGCAGTCTTTGAAAAATGTGATCGTGTATGATCATAATACTGGGAGTGGGAACAAGAACATCACGGTTGCGGATTCCGGTAGGATGTACACCATCAATAAAGAAAGTCAATTGGTTTTTGAGCTGTATAACGGAGTGAATTACAGTGAAGGAAGTAGCTATAACAATATGGCCCAAATGACCCGGTATTCCTTTCAGAAGAACAAGATAGTATTCCTTCTATCCAGTTTTGGTTTGAAGCGTTCCAAAGAGGAAGATTTTACCTATCATGAATACATGAAGAGTATTCCTGAGTTGAATGAAAAGATTGATTCTTTGAATAAGCAGATTAGGGATAAATCAGGACAGCAGATTATAGCTTATAAACGTTTGGATTTGTACGCCTTTCCGGAGATGGTAGGAGATACCTTGAGTAAGAAGGGAATTGTGGCTGGGGCATGGGTAGATTCTCTACTGACTAAAGTGGAGAAGATCACGTCCGTTCAGGAGTTTAATAGTTCTGCAAGGACGAAACTGGAGAGTCAAAAATCCCAGATTGTTTCTGACATGAGTTTCTTAAATGGAGTGGAGAAGGCGGTTTGGGCTGCGGATTTGGAAAGGTGGAATAAGGTTACCACAGGATTTTCATGTTTGGCCATGTTTTTGATAGGAGCATCTTTAGGATCAATTATCAAGAGAGGGGGATTTGGTATGCCGGTGTTGATATCCATAGCCTTTTTTATATTGTACTATCTGCTTCAGCAGATGGGAAATAAATATGCAAAAGAAGGCTTGATTTCGGCAGTAGTAGGAGCTTGGATGCCTTTTTCCGTGTTGATCACTATAGGTGCATTATTAATGAGGAGGGCAAAGAACTTTTAG
- a CDS encoding START-like domain-containing protein, with protein sequence MAKYKYVQEFPFRASPKVLYNYISTPGGLQQWFADRVTLNSDNQFVFYWDDRDHVADLTSSRLNKSSRFDFVGQDAGNYLEFKFVTSELDNSTYLKVTDQSDNHDVDDLESMWTELIDNLKEIVGG encoded by the coding sequence ATGGCAAAATATAAATACGTTCAAGAATTTCCGTTTCGAGCTTCACCGAAGGTATTGTACAATTACATTAGTACCCCAGGAGGATTGCAGCAATGGTTTGCCGACAGGGTCACCTTGAACTCCGATAACCAATTTGTGTTTTATTGGGATGATAGGGATCATGTGGCAGATCTTACGTCTTCTCGTTTGAATAAATCTAGTCGCTTTGATTTCGTGGGTCAGGACGCCGGAAATTATTTAGAATTTAAGTTTGTAACCTCTGAATTGGACAATTCTACTTATTTAAAAGTAACGGACCAATCAGATAATCATGATGTAGATGATTTGGAGTCCATGTGGACCGAATTAATTGATAATCTCAAAGAAATAGTGGGAGGCTGA